The following proteins are encoded in a genomic region of Ammospiza caudacuta isolate bAmmCau1 chromosome 3, bAmmCau1.pri, whole genome shotgun sequence:
- the TMEM14A gene encoding transmembrane protein 14A, with protein sequence MAVDWIGFAYASLLVFGGVVAYTHKGSKISLAAGLTFGSVAAYGAFCVTCDPRNVKISLFSSFLLTIIMGMRFKRSKKLMPGLVACLSLLMILRLVFMLL encoded by the exons aTGGCTGTCGACTGGATTGGTTTTGCATATGCTTCATTGCTGGTGTTTGGAGGAGTTGTAGCATACACCCATAAAG GTAGTAAAATCTCTTTAGCTGCTGGACTCACCTTTGGCTCTGTGGCTGCTTATGGAGCTTTCTGTGTAACGTGTGATCCCAGAAATGTGAAGATATCATTGT tttcatcttttcttttgaCCATTATAATGGGAATGAGGTTCAAGAGGTCCAAGAAATTAATGCCAGGACTAGTAGCATGCCTGAG cctaTTGATGATTTTGAGGCTTGTTTTTATGCTGCTGTAG